The nucleotide sequence AGGCTGTACGTCGTCATCCACGCACCGATCCACAGCAGGTAAAGGGCAGGGTGTCCGAAGGCGGCGAGGACCGCGAGCAGCACGAAGTTGCTCACGACGACGCCGCGCAGCGCTTCGTTCGCACTCTGGCCCTGGCGCCGCTTGGTCTTGCCGGCGCTCATGCCGAGATCGCGGCGCACGAGCGCCTTGACGCGCTTCCATCCGGTCTGTCCCGACAGGTCGCGCCAGATCTTGCGGCGAAGGCTCGCGTGCGAAATGGGAAACGGCATCGCAAGGTCGAGATCCGGATCGTCCCTGGTCCAGTTCTTCGCGTGGTGCCTGAGGTGGTAGGGCCGGTACGGCGCAAGGTCGGACCAGACCGGATACGCGGCAAGCCAGTTGCCGGCAAAATCGTTGAGGCGGCGATTGCGGAACAGCGTGCGGTGCGAGGCCTCGTGCATGAGGATCGACATGCCGAGCTGGCGCCCGCCGATGGCGAACAGCGCGACGACGATCGTCAGCGGGTTGGGCCAGCGCGCGACCATCGCCATCGACGCGAACACCAGGCCCCAGTTGACGAGCAGCGCGTTCCACGAACGGCGGTCGTCGAACGACAGCAGGTCGACGATCTCGGCGCGCGTGAAGCGATCGAGCCAGCGCTCGCCGCCGGCGGATGCCTGGATCGGATCGGCCGGCCCGCCGGCCGCGGCGGAATCGATCGTGGCGGATGCGGTTGCAGCGGTCTCGTTCATGCGGGTTCTCCGGGAGAAGTAGCAAGCTCGCTCACGGCCGCGTCGCGCCAGAGCTGGCGATCCATCGGCGCTTCGGTCGTCAGCACTCCGTAACGTGCGATGAACGGTGCCCAGCAGCGGCGGCCGATCTCGTCGTAGGCTGTCATCGCCTTGACCAGGGTGTCGCGCTCGCCGGTGGGCACGATGGCGTCGGGGAGCAGCGGGTCGAGCACGATACGCCGGATCGCCTCGCCGCCGATCAGGAAGCTCTCGGCCATCGCGCGCTTTTCGTCGAGGCGCGGCAGCCGTGCGGCGCTGCGTTCGAGGTCGGCGGTCAGCGCCCGGTAGAGGCTGCGTACCTGCGCCGCGTCCCAGAGCTTGCGCGCCCTGGCGTCGGCGACGTCGTCGAGGTCGACGATGCGGAAGACGGGGCAGTCGGGCGCCAGGCGAAGCGCCTGCAGCGTCTCGCGCGCGGCGTCGATGCCGCCGTCGAGATTGTCGGGACGAACCCACAGCCCGCTGGAGAACTCGCGCATGCCGACGAACTCGAGGGCCCGCACGCTCGTCGTGCGGGTGTCGCGAACGCAGCAGCAGGCGTCGGGCGTGGCGCCGAGCCACGAGCCGTCCCAGGGCCGCGTGCGCCGCTCGAGGTTGCGCCAGCTGTTCAGCCGCGACGTGATCGGGCCGGCGGCCGCGCCGGTACGGTAGGCCCCTCGCTCGTCGCGCTCGATCAGGCCGCAGGCGAGAAGGCGGGTGATGGCGACGCGGGTTGCGTTCGGGTCGATGTCGAAAATCTCGGCCGCGGCGACGAGGAAGCGCACCGGCGCCGAGCGTCCGCGCAGCGTGGACAACAGATCGAGAACGACGCTTTTCGGCCTCGGCTTCATCGTGACCGGCTGGTGAGCAGCAGACTCCCCAGCCCGCTCCGTCTCGGGACCTTACGAAACAGGGCCGTCCCGGTCAAGCCATGTAATATGGGTAGTGCGCTGACCGTCCCGACTCCGGGCGCGTTTTGGCTCGCGCGCGTTCCTCTGATGTAACTCCACCGCAAAGCCAGCGCGGAGGGCCACACCGTGGAGGAAGTAAAGCTATACTTTGATTTCAAGAGCCCATTTGCCTTCCTGGCAAAGGATCCTGCGATGGAGCTCGGGCGGCGCTACGCGCTTTCGGTGCGGTGGATCCCGTTCGCGCTGCGCCTGAAGGGCAAGGACGAGCGCAGCATCTACTCCGAGTACATGGCGCGGTATTCGTACCTGGACGCCCGGCGCTGGGCGAACCGGCGAGGGGGGTTCCCCACGACGGGGGTCTCCTCCGCCGCGTCCTCCCGGAGATCCTCCTGATGCGCGTCCACGCCCTGGAGTGCGGATGGCTGACCGGAGAGATGTCGGGGTTCATCGCCGGCAGCCCTGGCCGCATCAAGGTGCCGGTGCCGGTGTTCGCCATCGAGCACGCCGGCCAGGTCGTGCTGTTCGATGCCGGCATGCACCCCGAGGCCGGCACCGATCCCGCGGCGCGCCTCGGTAACCTGGCCGGTCTCTTCGACGTCGACTTCGGTGCGCGCGAGAACGTCGCTGCACGCCTCGAGGACGTCGGCATCGATGTCGCCAGGATCGACCGCCTCGTGCTCTCGCACCTGCACTTCGATCATGCGGGCGGCGCCTCGCTGGTGCCCAACGCCAGGCTCGTCGTGCAGAAGCTCGAATGGGAGGCCGGCGCCGTTCCCGAGATCGCCGCGCGCTGCGGTTTCGACGTGCGCGACTACCAGCTCGGCCACGACGTCGAGCTCGCCGACGGAACCCACGACCTGTTCGGCGACGGCCGCGTCGTCTGCATTCCGACGCACGGGCACACGCCCGGCCACCAGTCGCTGCGCCTTCGCCTCGACGACGGCCGCGAAGTCGTGCTGTGCGCCGACGCCTGCTACCTCGAGCGCAACCTCGACGAGATGATCCTTCCGAGCGTCGTCTTCAGCCGCCGTACGATGATGGCCTCGCTCGAGCGCCTCGCGCTCTTTCGCGCGGCCGGCGCATCGATGGTCTATGGACACGATCCGGCAGCGTGGCCGTCGGCCGTCTCGTTGCTGTCCGGTTCGTGAGCGGATGATGGATTACCTCGAGCGCAGCCTGAATGCCGCGGTTTACGACGTCGCGATCGAGACCTCTCTCGACCCGGCGCCGAAGCTGTCGGCGCGCCTTGGGTGCGAAGTCCTGCTCAAGCGCGAGGACATGCAGCCGATCTTCGCGTTCAAGGTGCGCGGTGCCTACAACAAGATGTCGCGGCTGGCGCCCGAGGTGCTCGCACGCGGCGTCGTCGCTGCGTCGGCGGGAAACCACGCACAGGGTGTGGCGCTCGCGGCCCAGCACCTGCGCTGCCCGGCGTGGATCGTGATGCCGGTGACGACTCCGTCGATCAAGGTCGATGCGGTTCGCGCGCGCGGCGCCCACGTCGAGCTGGTCGGCGATACGTACGCCGACGCCGCGACGTATGCGCTCGCGATGGCGGGCGAGCGCGGCCTCACGTTCGTGCATCCGTACGACGACCCCGACGTGATCGCCGGGCAGGGCACCGTCGGCCTGGAGATCCTTCGCCAGGCCGGTCAGCGCCTCGATGCGATCTTCGTGCCGATCGGCGGCGGAGGGCTGGCCGCCGGAGTCGCGAGCGTCGTCGCGCGCCTGAGGCCGAACGTGCGCGTCATCGGCGTCGAGCCGAGCGATGCCGACGCGATGTATCGTTCCCTGCGCGAGGGCCACCGCGTCGTGCTCGACCAGGTGGGCCTCTTCGCCGACGGCGTCGCCGTGCGCCAGGTGGGCGAAGAGACGTTCCGCATCTGCCGCGAGCTGCTGAGCGAGGTGGTCGTCGTCGGCAACGACGCGATCTGTGCGGCGATCAAGGACGTGTTCGAGGATACGCGCACCGTGCTCGAGACTGCCGGCGCGCTTTCGATTGCCGGCATGAAGGCGTGGGCCGAACGCGAGAGCGCCAGCGATCTCCGGCTCGTCGCGGTGTGCTCGGGTGCGAACATCAATTTCGATCGCCTGCGCCACATTGCCGAGCGCGCCGAGATGGGCGAACAGCGCGAGGCGCTGTTCGCGGTGACGATCCCCGAAAAGCCCGGGAGCTTTCGCGCGTTCTGCACCTTGCTCGGGCGCCGCGCGATCACCGAGTTCAACTACCGCTACGCCGATGCGTCCGAAGCGCACGTGTTCGTCGGCGTCGAGATCGCCGACCGCAGCGAACGGGCATCGCTGCTCTCCCAGCTCCATCGCGCGGGCCTGCCGGCCCTCGACTTGAGCGACGACGAGACGAGCAAGCTGCACATCCGTCACATGGTCGGAGGCCGCGCGATCGTGCCCGACGAAGTGCTTTACCGCTTCGTGTTTCCCGAGAGGCCGGGCGCCCTGGCGGGTTTTCTCGATGCCGTCAGCCAGGGATGCAACATCTCGCTGTTCCACTATCGCAACCACGGCGCCGACTACGGCCGCGTGCTCGTCGGCGTCCAGGTGGGCACGGGCGGCGAAGACGGCAGCGCGGCGTTCCGACGGCGCCTGGATGAGCTCGGCTTCGAGTTCACCGAAGAAACCGCGAATCCTGCCTATCGTCTCTTCGTCAGAGGAGACCGCGACGAGGAAAACGATGAGAGCGAGGAGAGCTGAGATGCCGAAGACCCGCACCGCGACCAAACCGCCTTCGAAGAAGCCCGCAGGTGCGGCACCAAAGAAAGCCACGCGGGCGGGCCGCGCAAGAGATGGCGCCGCGGCCGAGACTCCGTCGCGCAGCAAAGGGACGGCGGCCGCCAAGAAGCCCGCGCCCGCGCCCGGGAAATCGGCTCCGGCGCCGTTCGAAGGCTTTCCGAAGGATTTCCACGCGTTCTTCCGCGAGCTCGCCAAGCACAACGAGCGCGAGTGGTTCCAGGCCAACAAGGACCGCTACCTCGGGTCGGTGCTGGCGCCGATGGTGTCGTTCATCGCGGCGATGGACCTTCCGCTCGGGCGCGTTGCCGACTGCTTCGTCGCCGATGCCAGGACCAACGGCGGATCGATGTTCCGGATTTATCGCGACACGCGCTTCAGCCACGACAAGACTCCGTACAAGACCCACGCCGCGTGCCATTTCCGCCACGAGGCGGGAAAGGACGCGCATGCGCCGGGTTTCTACGTTCACCTCGAACCCACTCGCGTCTTTTTCGGCGGCGGCCTGTGGCACCCGCCGGGGCCCGAGCTTCGCAAGCTTCGTGAAGCCATAGCCGAAGACCCGGACCGGTGGATCGCCATCACGAAGGCGCCGGCATTTCGCCGCCGTTTCGGGGAGGTCAGGGGCGACGCCCTGAAGCGGCCGCCCCAAGGGTTCGATCCCGACCATCGGCTCGTCGAAGAGTTGAAGAGAACCAGCTACTTCGCGATCCAGGAGGCACCGCCGGCCGTCATCCTGACGAAGGATTTCGTGCGCGACGTCGCCAGGTGCTTCGAGGCGATGGCGCCGTTCATGGAGTTCCTGACCGGAGCGCTCGGGTTGCCGTTCCATCGCGAAGACTGAGCGGATGGCGGCAAAAGGTGCCGAAACATTGCACGGGGTATGGCCTCGGGGCGTGGAACTTCGTAGGCTCGGCGAGGGGGAGCCGTTCGCGCGGGCGGTTTCCCCGTGTCGAGGCAACAAGCATGAGCTCCTCCGACAATCGCGACGACTCTGAAGGCGGCGAGCAGCCGTCGATTCCCGACGAGGAGCACAACCGGGCGGCCCAACCGGTCGACGGCGAAGAATCGCCGCGGCTGCCGTTTCCGGTCGTCGGCATCGGTGCGTCGGCGGGTGGGCTCGAAGCGGCGATCGAGCTGTTCAGCGGGATCCCGGCAGACAGCGGCATGGCGTTCGTGCTCGTGCAGCACCTGCCGCCGGACCGCAAGACGTTGGTCGCCGAGATCCTGCAGAAGAAGACGGCGCTTACGGTGCTCCAGGTCCAGGCCGAATCCAAGGTCGAGCCGAACACGCTCTATGTC is from Candidatus Binatia bacterium and encodes:
- a CDS encoding fatty acid desaturase family protein, with protein sequence MNETAATASATIDSAAAGGPADPIQASAGGERWLDRFTRAEIVDLLSFDDRRSWNALLVNWGLVFASMAMVARWPNPLTIVVALFAIGGRQLGMSILMHEASHRTLFRNRRLNDFAGNWLAAYPVWSDLAPYRPYHLRHHAKNWTRDDPDLDLAMPFPISHASLRRKIWRDLSGQTGWKRVKALVRRDLGMSAGKTKRRQGQSANEALRGVVVSNFVLLAVLAAFGHPALYLLWIGAWMTTYSLVLRIRAIAEHAMPKDASDPFHNARTTLVSWWERLFLAPNYVNYHLEHHLLMTVPHYKLPVFHRMLRDRGLLGDANVMRGYASVLAVAASKGIGAAPAATGAA
- a CDS encoding PaaX family transcriptional regulator gives rise to the protein MKPRPKSVVLDLLSTLRGRSAPVRFLVAAAEIFDIDPNATRVAITRLLACGLIERDERGAYRTGAAAGPITSRLNSWRNLERRTRPWDGSWLGATPDACCCVRDTRTTSVRALEFVGMREFSSGLWVRPDNLDGGIDAARETLQALRLAPDCPVFRIVDLDDVADARARKLWDAAQVRSLYRALTADLERSAARLPRLDEKRAMAESFLIGGEAIRRIVLDPLLPDAIVPTGERDTLVKAMTAYDEIGRRCWAPFIARYGVLTTEAPMDRQLWRDAAVSELATSPGEPA
- a CDS encoding N-acyl homoserine lactonase family protein — its product is MRVHALECGWLTGEMSGFIAGSPGRIKVPVPVFAIEHAGQVVLFDAGMHPEAGTDPAARLGNLAGLFDVDFGARENVAARLEDVGIDVARIDRLVLSHLHFDHAGGASLVPNARLVVQKLEWEAGAVPEIAARCGFDVRDYQLGHDVELADGTHDLFGDGRVVCIPTHGHTPGHQSLRLRLDDGREVVLCADACYLERNLDEMILPSVVFSRRTMMASLERLALFRAAGASMVYGHDPAAWPSAVSLLSGS
- the ilvA gene encoding threonine ammonia-lyase, biosynthetic codes for the protein MMDYLERSLNAAVYDVAIETSLDPAPKLSARLGCEVLLKREDMQPIFAFKVRGAYNKMSRLAPEVLARGVVAASAGNHAQGVALAAQHLRCPAWIVMPVTTPSIKVDAVRARGAHVELVGDTYADAATYALAMAGERGLTFVHPYDDPDVIAGQGTVGLEILRQAGQRLDAIFVPIGGGGLAAGVASVVARLRPNVRVIGVEPSDADAMYRSLREGHRVVLDQVGLFADGVAVRQVGEETFRICRELLSEVVVVGNDAICAAIKDVFEDTRTVLETAGALSIAGMKAWAERESASDLRLVAVCSGANINFDRLRHIAERAEMGEQREALFAVTIPEKPGSFRAFCTLLGRRAITEFNYRYADASEAHVFVGVEIADRSERASLLSQLHRAGLPALDLSDDETSKLHIRHMVGGRAIVPDEVLYRFVFPERPGALAGFLDAVSQGCNISLFHYRNHGADYGRVLVGVQVGTGGEDGSAAFRRRLDELGFEFTEETANPAYRLFVRGDRDEENDESEES
- a CDS encoding DUF2461 domain-containing protein; the encoded protein is MPKTRTATKPPSKKPAGAAPKKATRAGRARDGAAAETPSRSKGTAAAKKPAPAPGKSAPAPFEGFPKDFHAFFRELAKHNEREWFQANKDRYLGSVLAPMVSFIAAMDLPLGRVADCFVADARTNGGSMFRIYRDTRFSHDKTPYKTHAACHFRHEAGKDAHAPGFYVHLEPTRVFFGGGLWHPPGPELRKLREAIAEDPDRWIAITKAPAFRRRFGEVRGDALKRPPQGFDPDHRLVEELKRTSYFAIQEAPPAVILTKDFVRDVARCFEAMAPFMEFLTGALGLPFHRED